In Streptomyces longhuiensis, the following proteins share a genomic window:
- a CDS encoding protein kinase domain-containing protein yields MIGRLREGSPARIGPYETLARLGAGGMGEVFLATDGPRVPESLVAVKAIRREVAGDPAFRARFRREIAVAASVTSPFVARLVAGDADAGQPWLATEYVPGPTLAEAVRRHGPLPAPAVLALGAGMARALSAVHAAGALHRDLKPANVLLGADGPKLIDFGVARTPGATTMTSTGLLVGTPGFMSPEHVAGGRHVVAASDVFCLASVLAHAATGRDPFGDGPVAAVLYRVSRAEAELDGVREELRDVLAGCLVQDPGARPGPEALAERFAALAGSGGPDAGWPDPVVESIDETRRDVAHLCAAGQPLLPLPQDGAPDGRTPTRTPTRTPTQGSTPPALAPHDLPTMGAARPAVPPAAPARRALSRRTVLATVLAVAVAGGAVGALLALRGPDTGDEAGGPGGQGAGPTPSTTLSPAALVARAGVDKAGTDDRSGYVPQFREQRPKGWKPWRGRLGHAPMSCAADTRAVVCLLTDGTYVALDASSGKRLWTSDGRSPADGDVGDEAYISPSGKLFMPGDSLAPTVRGGTAVIAHKGRLQVRDSRSGGVRWSAAPDGGTHFTAALLTEEGRLVTSQEGSADGVDGPSGAKLRVFGLKDGVPGWTHTLSSGDLAGAELGAYTADLAHGGLVYADAKEGVVALDERTGTRVGTPYDKGQCRTLMAQDGQVLCTQVLSGDGSFDDPDTTPQTRVTRLDSRTLAVEGTFGFKAPAVQPDGFPGLDVVVSAVGPRAAVAYDTTNEKLLVADARHGRVTRREPLTTVTDVIKRPVSSGPLITGDHALTADNTTLRSVPLGAKGKARTTVIPGAPGNPQVKEHTDPGTVIADSPRPPTLLLLGGVVTLVYDQGTVVSLEIPA; encoded by the coding sequence ATGATCGGCCGGCTGCGGGAGGGGTCGCCCGCGCGCATAGGTCCGTACGAGACGCTGGCCAGGCTCGGGGCGGGCGGCATGGGCGAGGTGTTCCTCGCCACCGACGGGCCGCGCGTCCCGGAGTCCCTGGTCGCCGTGAAGGCGATCCGCCGCGAGGTCGCGGGGGACCCGGCGTTCCGCGCCCGGTTCCGGCGTGAGATCGCCGTCGCCGCGTCGGTGACGAGCCCCTTCGTGGCGCGGCTCGTCGCCGGTGACGCCGACGCCGGGCAGCCCTGGCTCGCCACGGAGTACGTCCCCGGCCCGACCCTCGCCGAGGCGGTGCGCCGGCACGGGCCGCTGCCCGCGCCCGCCGTCCTCGCGCTCGGCGCCGGGATGGCACGCGCGCTGTCCGCGGTGCACGCCGCGGGCGCCCTGCACCGGGATCTGAAGCCGGCGAACGTCCTGCTCGGCGCCGACGGACCCAAACTGATCGACTTCGGCGTCGCGCGCACCCCCGGCGCCACCACGATGACCTCGACCGGGCTGCTGGTCGGAACGCCCGGTTTCATGTCGCCGGAGCATGTCGCGGGCGGGCGGCACGTGGTGGCCGCCTCCGACGTGTTCTGTCTGGCCTCGGTCCTCGCCCACGCGGCGACCGGGCGCGACCCGTTCGGCGACGGCCCGGTGGCGGCGGTCCTCTACCGGGTCTCCCGCGCGGAGGCCGAACTCGACGGCGTGCGCGAGGAGTTGAGAGACGTTCTGGCCGGGTGTCTCGTTCAGGACCCCGGGGCGCGGCCCGGGCCGGAGGCACTCGCCGAGCGGTTCGCCGCCCTGGCCGGTTCCGGCGGGCCCGACGCCGGCTGGCCGGACCCCGTGGTGGAGTCGATCGACGAGACGCGGCGGGACGTGGCGCACCTGTGCGCCGCCGGACAGCCCCTGCTGCCGCTCCCGCAGGACGGCGCGCCGGACGGCCGCACGCCCACGCGCACCCCCACCCGTACCCCGACGCAGGGCTCGACCCCGCCCGCCCTCGCGCCGCACGACCTGCCCACCATGGGCGCGGCCCGGCCCGCCGTCCCGCCGGCCGCACCCGCGCGCCGGGCCCTGAGCCGCCGTACCGTCCTCGCCACGGTCCTCGCGGTGGCCGTGGCGGGCGGAGCCGTCGGCGCGCTGCTCGCGCTGCGCGGCCCCGACACGGGCGACGAGGCCGGCGGCCCGGGCGGTCAGGGTGCCGGACCCACGCCCTCCACCACGCTCTCGCCCGCCGCGCTCGTCGCGCGGGCCGGGGTGGACAAGGCCGGGACGGACGACCGGAGCGGCTACGTCCCGCAGTTCCGGGAGCAGCGGCCCAAGGGCTGGAAGCCGTGGCGGGGCAGGCTCGGGCACGCGCCGATGAGCTGCGCCGCCGACACCCGGGCCGTCGTCTGCCTGCTCACCGACGGGACGTACGTGGCGCTCGACGCGAGCAGCGGCAAGCGGCTGTGGACGTCGGACGGGCGCTCGCCCGCGGACGGTGACGTCGGCGACGAGGCCTACATCAGTCCCTCCGGCAAGCTGTTCATGCCCGGCGACTCGCTGGCCCCGACGGTCCGCGGCGGCACCGCGGTCATCGCCCACAAGGGCCGCCTCCAGGTGAGGGACTCCCGCTCGGGCGGCGTGCGCTGGTCGGCCGCGCCCGACGGCGGCACGCACTTCACCGCGGCCCTGCTCACCGAGGAAGGCCGCCTCGTCACGTCCCAAGAGGGCTCGGCGGACGGCGTGGACGGACCGTCGGGCGCGAAGCTGAGGGTGTTCGGCCTGAAGGACGGCGTTCCCGGCTGGACCCACACGCTCAGCAGCGGCGATCTCGCCGGTGCCGAACTGGGCGCCTACACAGCCGACCTGGCCCACGGCGGGCTCGTCTACGCAGACGCGAAAGAGGGCGTCGTCGCACTCGACGAGCGGACCGGCACCCGGGTCGGCACCCCGTACGACAAGGGGCAGTGCCGCACCCTCATGGCGCAGGACGGACAGGTCCTGTGCACCCAGGTCCTGTCCGGCGACGGCTCCTTCGACGACCCCGACACCACGCCCCAGACCAGGGTCACCCGCCTCGACTCCCGCACGCTCGCGGTCGAGGGCACCTTCGGCTTCAAGGCGCCTGCGGTGCAGCCGGACGGCTTCCCGGGGCTCGATGTCGTCGTGAGCGCGGTCGGACCCCGCGCCGCGGTCGCCTACGACACGACGAACGAGAAGCTCCTGGTCGCCGACGCGCGCCACGGGCGCGTCACCCGCAGGGAACCCCTCACGACCGTCACCGACGTGATCAAGCGGCCGGTCTCGTCGGGACCGCTGATCACCGGCGACCACGCCCTGACCGCCGACAACACCACGCTGCGGTCCGTGCCGCTGGGGGCGAAGGGCAAGGCCCGCACGACGGTGATCCCGGGGGCACCCGGAAACCCGCAGGTGAAGGAGCACACCGACCCCGGCACGGTCATCGCCGACTCGCCGCGGCCCCCGACGCTCCTGCTGCTCGGCGGGGTCGTGACGCTCGTCTACGACCAGGGGACCGTCGTGTCCCTGGAGATCCCGGCGTAG
- a CDS encoding protein kinase domain-containing protein — translation MEDPLLDPLPGPPRHIGPYRLLALIGAGGMGEVYLAREHRPGAPLVAVKTVRADLDIDREFRIRFRREIAAARAVSGPGTAALLDGDADTEVPWLATEYVPGPALAETVARCGPLPVPAVRALGARLARALAAVHAAHVLHRDLKPGNVLLTPGGPRLIDFGIAQAFEATALTAAGMVVGTPGFMAPEQIEGSHAVVPASDVFALGAVLCHAATGRGPFDDPELASVIFRITQGDADLSAVPEALRETVAACLRVAPEERPGAAELARRLDPGPADAPVPWPTEVLSLFAEHREAVARCEQDVAARSFAAADTATGTGPTPPATPSMPEAPPAPPGRGTPRRWPWLVAAAVVGAAVAVAAVVLPGGGGTGADGGTSPGHEGSRPPGASRVVTAYGSADRSGEFGTVGTRASARPDGWKPWSVDRPAALDDRGRGCVLVLPRLICRDSKGAAAAFDAASGRGGWTSRGFTAGPDDLQGIQELPPESDGTRVFVPSELGVTGVDAATGTVRWRHRLPRYTGLLALAYAKGVVYTAEFAMTPGTRMSRSTVVRARRASDGNELWRTAALPKPQGPLLTGDGRVYLAAEGGGVLALSTKDGSRAASAPTATCFALLRHASSVLCWDLEHPGVRELDGRTLATRRTVAADARPTLPGPVVGADGVLVVPAGNEDASDPVDHFLTAYDWRTGRRLWHYGAPQETAGLALAGKRVLSFGAYALEGRNTSGDVDTLRKRDTPRTGSGTGATAIHLGQPLYLGGALFADTDEGKVVSGYAP, via the coding sequence TTGGAGGATCCGTTGCTCGACCCGCTGCCCGGGCCCCCGCGGCACATCGGCCCCTACCGGCTGCTCGCCCTCATCGGCGCGGGCGGCATGGGCGAGGTGTACCTGGCACGGGAACACCGGCCGGGGGCACCGCTCGTCGCCGTCAAGACGGTCAGGGCGGACCTCGACATCGACCGCGAGTTCCGGATCAGGTTCCGCCGCGAGATCGCCGCCGCGCGTGCCGTCTCCGGCCCTGGCACGGCCGCGCTCCTCGACGGGGACGCCGACACCGAAGTGCCCTGGCTGGCCACGGAGTACGTGCCCGGGCCCGCGCTCGCCGAGACGGTCGCCCGCTGCGGTCCGCTGCCCGTCCCCGCGGTGCGCGCCCTCGGCGCCCGACTCGCCCGCGCCCTCGCCGCCGTGCACGCGGCGCACGTCCTGCACCGGGACCTCAAACCCGGCAACGTCCTGCTCACGCCCGGGGGCCCCAGGCTCATCGACTTCGGCATCGCGCAGGCCTTCGAGGCCACGGCGCTCACGGCCGCGGGGATGGTCGTCGGCACCCCCGGATTCATGGCGCCCGAACAGATCGAGGGCAGCCACGCCGTCGTGCCCGCCTCGGACGTCTTCGCGCTCGGCGCCGTGCTCTGCCACGCCGCCACGGGCCGGGGCCCCTTCGACGACCCCGAACTCGCGTCGGTCATCTTCCGCATCACCCAGGGGGACGCGGACCTGTCGGCGGTCCCGGAGGCGCTGCGCGAGACGGTCGCCGCGTGCCTGCGGGTGGCGCCGGAGGAGCGTCCCGGCGCGGCGGAGCTCGCACGGCGGCTCGACCCGGGCCCCGCCGACGCCCCGGTGCCCTGGCCCACCGAGGTGCTCTCGCTCTTCGCCGAGCACCGGGAGGCCGTGGCCCGCTGCGAACAGGACGTGGCCGCACGGTCGTTCGCGGCGGCCGACACGGCGACCGGGACCGGACCCACGCCGCCCGCCACACCTTCGATGCCTGAGGCACCCCCGGCCCCGCCCGGCCGCGGGACGCCCCGCCGCTGGCCGTGGCTGGTCGCGGCCGCGGTCGTCGGAGCCGCGGTGGCGGTCGCGGCGGTCGTCCTGCCGGGTGGGGGCGGCACGGGCGCGGACGGTGGCACGTCACCCGGACACGAAGGCTCCAGGCCCCCGGGCGCCTCCCGCGTCGTCACCGCCTACGGATCCGCCGACCGGTCAGGAGAGTTCGGCACGGTCGGCACCCGGGCCTCCGCCCGCCCCGACGGATGGAAGCCCTGGTCCGTGGACCGCCCCGCCGCCCTGGACGACCGAGGCCGCGGCTGCGTGCTGGTCCTGCCGCGGCTGATCTGCCGCGACAGCAAGGGCGCGGCGGCCGCGTTCGACGCCGCGAGCGGCCGGGGCGGCTGGACGTCCCGCGGGTTCACGGCCGGACCCGACGACCTCCAGGGCATCCAGGAGCTGCCGCCCGAGAGCGACGGCACCCGCGTGTTCGTGCCCAGCGAGCTCGGAGTCACCGGTGTCGACGCCGCGACCGGCACCGTCCGCTGGCGCCACCGCCTGCCCCGGTACACCGGCCTGCTCGCCCTGGCGTACGCGAAGGGCGTCGTCTACACCGCCGAGTTCGCCATGACTCCCGGCACCCGCATGTCCCGCAGCACGGTCGTGCGGGCCCGGCGCGCCTCCGACGGAAACGAGCTGTGGCGGACCGCCGCGCTGCCCAAGCCGCAGGGCCCGCTCCTGACCGGCGACGGCCGGGTCTACCTGGCCGCCGAGGGCGGCGGAGTGCTCGCCCTCTCCACGAAGGACGGCTCCCGCGCCGCCTCCGCGCCCACCGCCACCTGCTTCGCCCTCCTGCGCCACGCGTCGTCCGTCCTGTGCTGGGACCTCGAACACCCGGGTGTACGGGAACTCGACGGCCGCACCCTCGCCACCCGGCGCACCGTCGCGGCCGACGCGCGGCCCACGCTGCCCGGACCCGTCGTCGGCGCGGACGGCGTGCTCGTCGTGCCGGCCGGCAACGAGGACGCGTCGGACCCCGTCGACCACTTCCTCACGGCGTACGACTGGCGCACCGGCCGGCGCCTGTGGCACTACGGCGCGCCCCAGGAGACCGCCGGCCTCGCCCTCGCGGGCAAACGGGTGCTGTCCTTCGGCGCGTACGCCCTCGAAGGGCGGAACACCTCGGGCGACGTCGACACGCTCCGCAAGAGGGACACCCCGCGCACCGGGTCGGGGACCGGGGCGACGGCCATACACCTGGGCCAACCCCTTTATCTGGGCGGCGCGTTGTTCGCCGACACCGACGAGGGCAAGGTCGTCTCCGGTTACGCCCCGTGA
- the glgP gene encoding alpha-glucan family phosphorylase gives MKAIRRFTVRPVLPEPLAPLHELARNLRWSWHTGTRDLFQAVDPGRWNASDGDPVRLLGAVPHARLAELASDEGFLRLLGEAADDLRSYVEGDRWYQKQSGGLPAAIGYFSPEFGITAALPQYSGGLGILAGDHLKAASDLGVPLIGVGLLYRHGYFRQSLSRDGWQQEHYPVLDPHELPLTPLREPDGTDCRVALALPGGGRLLARVWQAQVGRVPLLLLDSDVEENGPRERDVTDRLYGGGSEHRLLQEMLLGIGGVRAVRAYCRLTGHPEPEVFHTNEGHAGFLGVERIHELAGRGVDFDAAIEAVRAGTVFTTHTPVPAGIDRFDRELVARHFGPGAELPGIDAARILGLGTETYAGGDPSVFNMAVMGLRLAQRANGVSTLHGRVSREMFSGLWPGFDPEEVPITSVTNGVHAPTWVAPEVLRLGARHLGEQRTLDALVVGGSDRWDSVTEIADQDIWELRRELRGRLVDEVRERLTASWRQRGAGAAELGWIDGVLDPDVLTIGFARRVPSYKRLTLMLRDPDRLRRLLLDPDRPVQIVVAGKAHPADDGGKRLVQELVRFTDDPRVRHRIVFLPDYGMAMAQKLYPGCDIWLNNPLRPLEACGTSGMKAALNGCLNLSVLDGWWDEWFTPDFGWAIPTADGTATDEQRRDDLEAAALYDLVERRVAPCFYERGPEGLPDRWIEMVRRTLTHLGPKVLAGRMVREYVEKLYAPAARSGRALTPDAARELARWKSRVRASWPRVAVDHVEASTSAAELGATLVLRVRVALDELGPEDVEVQAVAGRVDSGDRITDATTVALKPAGGPDLDGRWAYEGPLSLDRTGPYGYTVRILPAHRLLASPAETGLVTVPSEATAEAAGVLMR, from the coding sequence GTGAAGGCCATCCGTCGATTCACCGTTCGTCCCGTCCTGCCCGAGCCCCTCGCCCCCCTCCACGAGCTGGCCCGTAACCTGCGCTGGTCCTGGCACACCGGGACGCGCGACCTCTTCCAGGCCGTGGACCCGGGGCGCTGGAACGCGTCCGACGGGGACCCGGTGCGGCTCCTCGGCGCCGTGCCGCACGCGCGGCTCGCCGAACTCGCGTCCGACGAGGGCTTCCTGCGCCTGCTCGGCGAGGCCGCGGACGACCTCAGGTCCTATGTGGAGGGCGACCGCTGGTACCAGAAGCAGAGCGGTGGCCTGCCCGCCGCCATCGGATACTTCTCGCCCGAGTTCGGCATCACCGCCGCTCTGCCGCAGTACTCCGGCGGCCTCGGCATCCTCGCCGGCGACCACCTGAAGGCGGCCAGCGACCTCGGGGTGCCACTGATCGGCGTAGGGCTCCTCTACCGGCACGGCTACTTCCGGCAGTCCCTGTCCAGGGACGGCTGGCAGCAGGAGCACTATCCCGTCCTCGACCCGCACGAACTGCCGCTGACCCCGCTGCGCGAACCGGACGGCACCGACTGCCGCGTCGCGCTCGCCCTGCCCGGCGGCGGCCGGCTGCTCGCCCGCGTCTGGCAGGCGCAGGTCGGCCGTGTGCCCCTGCTCCTCCTCGACTCGGACGTCGAGGAGAACGGCCCCCGCGAACGCGACGTCACCGACCGGCTCTACGGCGGCGGCAGCGAACACCGGCTCCTCCAGGAAATGCTGCTCGGCATCGGCGGGGTGCGGGCCGTGCGCGCCTACTGCCGCCTCACCGGCCACCCCGAGCCCGAGGTGTTCCACACGAACGAGGGACACGCCGGATTCCTCGGGGTCGAGCGGATCCACGAGCTCGCCGGACGCGGCGTGGACTTCGACGCCGCCATCGAAGCCGTACGCGCCGGGACCGTCTTCACCACGCACACTCCCGTCCCGGCCGGTATCGACCGCTTCGACCGGGAGCTCGTCGCCCGTCACTTCGGGCCCGGCGCCGAACTCCCCGGCATCGACGCCGCACGCATCCTGGGCCTCGGCACGGAGACGTACGCGGGCGGCGACCCGAGCGTCTTCAACATGGCCGTGATGGGCCTGCGCCTCGCCCAGCGCGCCAACGGCGTCTCCACCCTGCACGGCAGGGTCAGCCGCGAGATGTTCTCGGGCCTGTGGCCGGGCTTCGACCCGGAGGAGGTCCCCATCACGTCCGTCACCAACGGCGTGCACGCCCCGACCTGGGTGGCCCCCGAGGTCCTGCGGCTCGGCGCCCGCCACCTCGGTGAGCAGCGCACCCTGGACGCGCTGGTCGTCGGCGGTTCCGACCGCTGGGACTCCGTCACCGAGATCGCCGACCAGGACATCTGGGAGCTGCGCCGTGAGCTGCGCGGCCGCCTCGTGGACGAGGTGCGCGAGCGCCTCACCGCGTCCTGGCGCCAGCGCGGCGCGGGCGCGGCGGAACTCGGCTGGATCGACGGGGTGCTCGACCCCGACGTCCTCACCATCGGCTTCGCCCGCCGCGTCCCCTCCTACAAGCGGCTCACGCTGATGCTGCGCGACCCGGACCGCCTGAGGCGCCTCCTCCTCGACCCGGACCGGCCCGTCCAGATCGTCGTCGCGGGCAAGGCACACCCGGCCGACGACGGCGGCAAGCGCCTCGTGCAGGAGCTGGTGCGCTTCACCGACGACCCGCGGGTGCGCCACCGCATCGTGTTCCTGCCGGACTACGGCATGGCCATGGCGCAGAAGCTCTACCCCGGCTGCGACATCTGGCTCAACAATCCGCTGCGTCCCCTGGAGGCCTGCGGGACGTCCGGCATGAAGGCCGCCCTGAACGGCTGCCTCAACCTCTCCGTCCTCGACGGCTGGTGGGACGAGTGGTTCACGCCCGACTTCGGCTGGGCGATCCCCACCGCGGACGGCACCGCGACCGACGAGCAGCGGCGCGACGACCTGGAGGCCGCTGCCCTCTACGACCTGGTCGAGCGCAGGGTCGCGCCCTGCTTCTACGAGCGCGGCCCCGAAGGGCTGCCCGACCGCTGGATCGAGATGGTCCGCCGCACCCTCACCCATCTGGGCCCGAAGGTGCTCGCCGGGCGCATGGTCCGCGAGTACGTCGAGAAGCTGTACGCGCCCGCGGCCCGCTCCGGCCGCGCCCTCACCCCCGACGCGGCGCGCGAACTCGCCCGGTGGAAGTCGAGGGTCCGCGCGTCCTGGCCACGGGTGGCCGTCGACCACGTGGAGGCGTCGACGTCCGCGGCCGAGCTCGGCGCGACGCTGGTGCTCCGCGTGCGGGTGGCGCTCGACGAGCTCGGCCCCGAGGACGTCGAGGTCCAGGCGGTGGCCGGCCGCGTCGACTCGGGCGACCGCATCACCGACGCGACGACGGTGGCCCTGAAACCGGCCGGCGGCCCGGACCTGGACGGCCGCTGGGCGTACGAGGGGCCGCTCTCCCTCGACCGCACGGGCCCCTACGGCTACACGGTCCGTATCCTGCCCGCCCACCGGCTGCTCGCCTCACCGGCGGAGACGGGCCTGGTGACCGTCCCCTCGGAGGCGACCGCGGAGGCCGCGGGGGTCCTCATGCGCTGA
- a CDS encoding alpha-1,4-glucan--maltose-1-phosphate maltosyltransferase: protein MPAQSPSPKPHKDPAKQSARSAKSQKPPGRRRPPATTAATTLGRIPVLDVQPLVDHGRRPAKAVAGESFQVSATVFREGHDAVAANVVLRSPRGRTGPWTPMRELAPGTDRWGAQVTPTSEGRWTYTVEAWGDPVTTWRRHAQIKVPAGIDTELVLEEGALLHERAAEGVPRKGQRETVLRAAAALRDTARPAAARLAAALTPEVDEVLARHPLRELVTSSDPLPLLVERERALYGAWYEFFPRSEGAIVREGEPPVSGTFHTAAKRLPAIAAMGFDVLYLPPVHPIGTTYRKGPDNSLSPGPHDVGVPWAIGSPEGGHDAIHPDLGTLDDFDAFVSRASDLGLEIALDFALQCSPDHPWVEKHPEWFHHRPDGTIAYAENPPKKYQDIYPIAFDQDMPGLVAETTRVLRFWMDHGVRIFRVDNPHTKPVVFWEQVIRGINRTDPDVIFLAEAFTRPAMMRALAQAGFQQSYTYFTWRNSKQELTEYATELAKETAAYMRPNFFVNTPDILHAYLQNGGRPAFEVRAVLAATLSPTWGVYSGYELCENAPLRPGSEEYLHSEKYELRPRDWESAEHEGRSIAPLITRLNDIRRRSPALHRLRDVHFHHTDQDAVIAYSKTVAGAHGSNTVLVVVNLDPHHTQEATVSLDMPQLGLGWHESAPVRDELTGETYHWGRANYVRLEPGRAPAHILTVLRPSSPSIGGSPTP from the coding sequence ATGCCCGCACAGAGTCCCTCGCCGAAGCCGCACAAGGATCCGGCGAAGCAATCGGCCAGAAGCGCGAAATCGCAGAAACCACCGGGCCGGCGGCGCCCACCGGCCACCACCGCCGCCACCACGCTCGGGCGGATCCCCGTCCTGGACGTCCAGCCCCTCGTGGACCACGGCCGCCGGCCCGCCAAGGCGGTGGCGGGCGAGTCCTTCCAGGTCAGCGCGACCGTCTTCCGCGAGGGCCACGACGCGGTCGCCGCGAACGTGGTGCTCCGCTCGCCGCGCGGCCGCACGGGCCCCTGGACCCCGATGCGCGAGCTGGCCCCCGGCACCGACCGCTGGGGCGCGCAGGTCACGCCCACGTCGGAGGGCCGCTGGACCTACACCGTCGAGGCGTGGGGCGACCCCGTCACCACCTGGCGCCGCCACGCGCAGATCAAGGTCCCGGCGGGTATCGACACCGAACTCGTCCTGGAGGAAGGCGCGTTGCTGCACGAGCGCGCCGCCGAGGGCGTGCCGCGCAAGGGGCAGCGCGAGACCGTACTGCGCGCCGCCGCCGCGCTCCGGGACACCGCGCGCCCCGCCGCGGCCCGCCTGGCCGCCGCGCTCACCCCGGAGGTCGACGAGGTCCTCGCCCGCCACCCGTTGCGCGAGCTGGTCACCAGCTCCGACCCGCTGCCGCTCCTCGTGGAGCGCGAGCGTGCGCTGTACGGAGCGTGGTACGAGTTCTTCCCGCGTTCGGAGGGCGCGATCGTGCGCGAGGGGGAACCGCCGGTCTCCGGCACGTTCCACACCGCGGCGAAGCGCCTCCCGGCCATCGCCGCGATGGGGTTCGACGTCCTCTATCTGCCGCCGGTCCACCCCATCGGCACCACGTACCGCAAGGGGCCCGACAACTCGCTCTCCCCCGGGCCGCACGACGTGGGCGTCCCCTGGGCGATCGGCTCCCCGGAGGGCGGTCACGACGCGATCCACCCGGATCTCGGCACCCTCGACGACTTCGACGCGTTCGTGAGCCGGGCCTCGGACCTGGGCCTGGAGATCGCACTCGACTTCGCGCTCCAGTGCTCGCCCGACCACCCGTGGGTGGAGAAGCACCCCGAGTGGTTCCACCACCGGCCGGACGGCACCATCGCGTACGCGGAGAACCCGCCGAAGAAGTACCAGGACATCTACCCGATCGCCTTCGACCAGGACATGCCCGGCCTGGTCGCGGAAACGACCCGGGTCCTGCGCTTCTGGATGGACCACGGCGTGCGCATCTTCCGCGTCGACAACCCGCACACCAAGCCCGTCGTCTTCTGGGAACAGGTCATCAGGGGGATCAACCGCACCGACCCCGACGTGATCTTCCTGGCCGAGGCGTTCACCCGCCCCGCGATGATGCGCGCCCTCGCGCAGGCCGGCTTCCAGCAGTCGTACACCTACTTCACCTGGCGCAACTCGAAACAGGAACTCACCGAGTACGCGACCGAGTTGGCGAAGGAGACGGCCGCGTACATGCGCCCCAACTTCTTCGTGAACACGCCGGACATCCTGCACGCCTACCTCCAGAACGGCGGGCGCCCCGCGTTCGAGGTGCGCGCGGTCCTGGCCGCCACGCTCTCGCCGACCTGGGGCGTCTACAGCGGCTACGAACTGTGTGAAAACGCCCCGCTACGCCCCGGTAGCGAGGAGTATCTCCATTCGGAGAAGTACGAACTGCGGCCGCGCGACTGGGAGTCCGCCGAGCACGAGGGGCGCTCGATCGCGCCCCTCATCACCCGGCTCAACGACATCAGGCGCCGCAGCCCTGCCCTTCACCGGCTGCGTGACGTGCACTTCCACCACACCGACCAGGACGCGGTGATCGCGTACTCCAAGACGGTCGCAGGCGCGCACGGTTCGAACACGGTTCTGGTGGTCGTCAACCTCGACCCCCACCACACCCAGGAGGCGACGGTGTCGTTGGACATGCCGCAACTGGGACTCGGCTGGCACGAGTCCGCGCCGGTGCGCGACGAGCTCACCGGTGAGACCTATCACTGGGGCAGGGCCAACTACGTGCGCCTCGAGCCGGGCCGTGCGCCCGCGCACATCCTCACCGTCCTGCGACCGTCCTCACCGTCGATCGGAGGGTCACCCACACCATGA
- a CDS encoding S8 family peptidase, with amino-acid sequence MTLTRKRRLRWAGALTAAATAAVLSAGTLPAHAAPPLGRILGAGEPGAVAGSYIVTLKGGTKAPSDMGQGLAEKYGAKIRHTYSTALNGYAVRADETQARRLAADPSVAAVVQDSRVSLDHTQKNPPSWGLDRVDQGDLPLDNSYTGPESAGSGVTAYVIDTGIRISHRDFGGRARYGWDFVDGDATAQDGNGHGTHVAGTVVGSGHGVAKKADVVAVRVLDDAGSGTTAQVIAGIDWVTKHARKPAVANLSLGGHANAQLDAAVRSSIASGVTYTVAAGNGGLPASLYSPARVKEAITVGATDRTDRRADFSNWGTRLDLFAPGVDITSASVASDTGKATYSGTSMASPHAAGAAALYLSDHTSATPAEVSRALTRRAATGRVTDTLPGSPNKLLQVDNP; translated from the coding sequence ATGACACTGACGCGCAAGAGGCGTCTGCGCTGGGCGGGCGCGCTCACCGCCGCGGCCACGGCGGCGGTACTCTCGGCCGGCACGCTGCCCGCGCATGCCGCGCCCCCGCTGGGGCGCATACTCGGCGCCGGTGAGCCCGGCGCCGTCGCAGGCAGTTACATCGTGACGCTCAAGGGGGGAACGAAGGCGCCGTCCGACATGGGTCAGGGCCTCGCCGAGAAGTACGGGGCGAAAATACGCCACACCTACAGCACGGCGCTGAACGGGTACGCGGTGCGCGCGGACGAGACGCAGGCCAGAAGGCTCGCGGCCGATCCGTCGGTCGCCGCGGTCGTCCAGGACTCACGGGTCTCGCTCGACCACACCCAAAAGAACCCGCCGTCCTGGGGGCTGGACCGCGTCGACCAGGGCGATCTGCCGCTCGACAACTCCTACACCGGGCCCGAGTCGGCGGGCTCGGGCGTGACGGCGTACGTCATCGACACCGGCATCCGGATCTCGCACCGGGACTTCGGCGGCCGGGCGCGCTACGGCTGGGACTTCGTCGACGGCGACGCCACCGCGCAGGACGGCAACGGCCACGGCACCCATGTGGCCGGAACCGTCGTCGGGTCGGGCCACGGCGTCGCGAAGAAGGCGGACGTGGTCGCGGTGCGCGTGCTCGACGACGCGGGCTCCGGGACGACCGCCCAGGTCATCGCGGGCATCGACTGGGTGACGAAGCACGCGCGCAAACCGGCCGTCGCCAATCTGAGCCTCGGCGGCCACGCCAACGCGCAACTGGACGCGGCGGTAAGGAGCTCCATCGCCTCCGGGGTCACGTACACGGTCGCGGCCGGCAACGGCGGGCTCCCCGCGAGCCTCTACTCGCCGGCCCGCGTGAAGGAGGCCATCACGGTCGGCGCGACCGACCGCACGGACCGGCGCGCCGACTTCTCGAACTGGGGCACCCGGCTCGACCTGTTCGCCCCCGGCGTCGACATCACCTCGGCGTCTGTCGCGAGCGACACGGGGAAGGCGACCTACTCCGGTACGTCGATGGCGTCACCGCACGCGGCGGGCGCCGCCGCGCTGTACCTGTCCGACCACACCTCGGCCACGCCGGCCGAGGTGAGCCGGGCGCTGACGAGGCGCGCGGCGACGGGCCGGGTCACGGACACGCTGCCCGGCTCGCCGAACAAGCTGCTCCAGGTCGACAACCCGTAA